TCTTTGATATAGATAGTGCAGGAATTGAAAACCAAAAAAgggataaagtaataaaattaaatttattgaagagTAAAATTGGACCTGATCACGTCCCCAAGGAACTGACCCCCCAGATTCATCCATGCCTCCACCAGACACGGTAGCTAAAGACAGAGGACCTATAGTCTGATTTAGACCATATTCAGCTACTGCCTTGTATGCCATGTCTGTTGCTCGCCTAATATCATCAAGTGCACCAGTAGAAACACGACCACAGTAGACAACTTCCTCTGCAGCGCGCCCACCAAGGAGGGTAACCAAACGGCCACGTAATTCGTCAATGAAGAGTAAATATCTGTCCTCATTGGTAGGAGGCGTGTAAGTAAAGCCCAGTGCTCCCCCAGATCTTGGCAATATGCTCAGTTTCTGCAAACACAAAGGAGTCAATTGATTACCAATTTCATGTGAACAAAAGAAACTAGGATAATGTAATTTCATTCTAGGACAATCGAGTATCCATGGAACAACCCAACAATAATGAGTTGAACCTTATAAATCAAAGTTCCCAGTGTGGCAGAAGGCCAAGTGAACCTCCACACATACCAAAAGAAAGAATAATTGTATAACATGTAAAGAACCTAATTCTCAGATTTCATTTTTATGTTTAGGATTATTGCCTGAAATTTTCATCGTATGCTGATGTTGGTGAAGATGGTATTATTTACAAACATTATGATTTCCAACTCCCAAAACCATAAAAAAGGGGTCCATTAACATGTTCCAAATATTTAATCTCAGAAACCGCATTCTAGATTATCCGGTTTTGACATCCATAAACGGAAATCATGGAGAACCAATTGGTCAGCATTTTACAGTCTCAAGGTCTTGCCTGAACTTCCCAAGCATTAAAAACAGAGAAACTAACAACTAAGAAGGGCGATAGATAAATACACACAATCCCCTCCTAAATAAAAACCTGATAAAAATGATTGCACTGTCACCATCTATGGTACACGACATGGGCAGTGCATGTATGTAGTAACCCTACACAGCCGCAGGATGAGATTCCATTCAAActtcataattttcttttatcatttccaTATTTCATACTGAGATAACAAGGGCAtgcaaataaagaaataaattgagAATGTTCAGTAAATATTGTCATAATTTACCTCAACACGTGGCTGTCCAGGAAGAAGGTTAGCAACAGCTGTACCTACTACCGCATGACCAGCTTCATGCCTTGCAACGACAGCCTTCTCACTTCCCTTTAATTTGGCAGTTTTCTTCTCTATGCCCTAAGAAATTTAGTTCTTTGTGTCACTCAATTTGCAATCCAATGTATAATCATAATATAAATGCATTGCATGAAAGTCTCACCAGAAAGTGCAAAAGTAATATAAATGCATTGCATGAAAACATAATAGCTCCTTTTAGTTATCAATTTGCATTTTGTTCAAATGGTAATTACTAAAACATGTGTGGTATACAATAAAACCGATAACTAAAGCCAAAAACAAGACTTGAGAAAATTGCATCACAGGATAGAACTTTCATGGcagaaatttttaaataaattcttcaaaatatgaataaatgataaTGGCAGAAAACTGTAAGAACTACACTAACAAAGTTGTTCTAGGAGAGACACAAGAgagatgagagagagagagagagagagagttacaGCTATCGATCGCTCTACTGCCTGAATGAAATCAATTCTCTCTACAATAATTTTGTTATTTCTTCCAGCAAGCAAGGCAGCTTCATTTACCAGATTCGCAAGGTCAGCCCTGCATATTATAAAAGATGACACGCTTATTTCCTCTGCATCAACAAGAATGAAGGATGAGCAAGCTGTGTCATTTAAATATGgcaaattaaaagagaaaatacCCAGTAAAACCAGTAGTCATGGAGGCAATGTGACAAAGATCAACATCTTCCCCAAGGGGAATATCCTTCTTAGAAACATGTACTTTCAAAATAGATTCTCTGCCAATCCTATCAGGAGTCTCTACCTGGAAATCATATGAGACATGATATCTTTGAGATAATAGTTAGCAACAAGGAGCTGGTTTATATAACAGATTCCGACATCTAGAGAGTTAACTAAATACAATGCTCCATACAGACCATAACAACACGATCAAATCTCCCAGGTCGCCGAAGTGCAGGGTCCAAGACATCAGAACGATTTGTAGCTCCAAGAACAATCACAGCGGAATTACTGTCAAATCCATCCATCTCCTACAATGCAGTCCCAAACTACAAGGTTCAGAGATCTAAGGCCAAGGGAACCACACAGCAGGAAAACAATTACAGAGGGAACTTACTGTGAGCAATTGGTTCAAGGTTTGCTCTCGTTCGTCATTGCTAACAATGCGAAATTTACCATCGCGACTTTTAGCCACAGCATCTATCTGTGCAAAATGAGAGGTATCAGAAAATTCTACTGGAAATCTATAAGTTGAACAGACAGTTCCAGCAAAATGATAAGACTCATAGACTGACCTcatcaataaaaattattgatGGTGCCACCTTCTttgctcgagcaaagagatctcTAACTCTAGATGCACCCATGCCAACATACAACTCTACAAACTCACTGGCAGAACAACTTATGAATGGAACTTCTGCTTCACCAGCCACAGCTTTTGCTAGAAGAGTCTTACCTGTCCCAGGAAGACCTACCTATAAcacaaataaaaccataaaaaccaactttatttccatttttatataAGAAGGTACCGATGCAAAGAAACCATCACATGCTCCTAGCATCTAAGCACTGTGTGGAGACATTGAACATGTTGAATTCCAAGTATAAACTTATTGAGCTTATCATAACAAGAGTGACAAGTAGAAAGCATTTAGAGAACCAAAGTTTTCAGCAGAGAAGGTATTCTAAAGAATAAGAGACGGAACCGGCAAGTACAACCCAATTTCTGAAGATTAATAATGTTTTGCAAATAAGGCATGATTTCTACAGAATAAAAGCTTCAACATCATCATGAAGTAAAGTTTTCTTACGATCTACTCACCAGGAGAACTCCTCGAGGCGGACGAGCACCAAGCTGTATATATCTGTCTGGATTCCTAAGAAATTCCTGTGCAGTAAACATAACCATATAAAGACAACTAGAAATCATAAAAGCATTTACTACAAAATATCAGTTGCTGGTAGCATATGAAGTAGAGGAATATTTGATATACCACAATTTCTTCTAGCTCCTCCTTGGCCTCATCAACACCTGCAACATCAGCAAAAGTGACTATTTCCCCTTGTTCAGGCACTTTTGAAATCGAAGAAACCCCAGACTTGCGATTCCTGATCTGACCAGCTGTGTTctgcatacatgtatgattcaAATCAGAACATATCAATGCATCTTAGGCAAGGCATTCATATAACTCGCAAGAAAATATAAACCTGAGAAAAGCTCACAGGGAACCGGTGGAGAAGTCCTGCAAGGACAGCAACATAAAACAAAGCTATCTGCAAAAGAGAGGAGGTCAGATATTTAAAACTTCATGCTTTAGATATATAATAATACATGATTTAGAGAGTTGGGGGGGGGGGTTACACCACACCATGTTAAGGTTACCATCTATTTACAAGTTTAGGAACTTCGGGAAAACTGCCTATCATCTACGCTCTGACAACCAATCTTTAGGCATATTTGAAGCCAAACTTGCAGTTTAATCAAGGCTATGACAATGTTAGCCATTTTTTGAGACAACATTTCATTATACATATCCTCCTTCACTAGTCATCATCGAGCAAACTGATACTTTGGTATATTTGGTTTCAGGAATAGAGAAAGACATTTTGTTTCTAGGTAGTTGATGACTTGATGTGTATAAGACATCCAATTGTTTGTAAATATCCTTTCTGGTGCCACCATGAGCAATCTCcgttaattttcttttaatctgTCAACCTTTGAGTGACTGAAGCTATCTTTTTCCCCAAATCATAGCCAACCTTAGTTGGACCAACTAATACTGTTACATTCCCGCCACCTCAATAGGGAATAAGATTCCCACTAGTACAGGCATCAGATTACTACCTGAGATACCTAGTCAAGGCCAATGAAAGCAAGAGAAGATACCCTCAACTAAATCTAAATTGCAATGTATCCAGCCAGCATCTTACGACAATGAACCAGTTCCCCCGGCATAACCCAGACAATTCATCCAGCTACCGTTAATCATACTCAAAAAGCTTCAAAGCGCAAGCGAATTAAACTAGTGTCACTCAACTTCataacaacaaagaaaaaaatcaacttaCCAATGCAGAGTTGAAGAAGCCGCCAGACCGCTTATCAGGAGACCCAAACTCCACATCATTTTCCAACATCTTTTCATATGGGGCCTTGATATCACTAGGCCGTATGGTTGTATA
The genomic region above belongs to Gossypium hirsutum isolate 1008001.06 chromosome D05, Gossypium_hirsutum_v2.1, whole genome shotgun sequence and contains:
- the LOC107906606 gene encoding ATP-dependent zinc metalloprotease FTSH 7, chloroplastic isoform X2, with product MSLIEFLRPTTIAIQSKCSRNSYCNLLYIHGLNLSSNRFKVSLQNRNRFISDSITFPLRNVLVLRNHERFNLYGGGRLRFKESKILANCTDNNDSNDSSSDKNESEGGQGVKQKQNTTNSGSSTNQRREKSGKSELWWSKGKKWQWQPIIQAQEIGVLLLQLGIVMFVMRLLRPGIPLPGSEPRTPTTFISVPYSEFLNKINSNQVQKVEVDGVHVMFKLKNEGNVQECETSGVSNSVLQDSDSLLRSVAPTKRIVYTTIRPSDIKAPYEKMLENDVEFGSPDKRSGGFFNSALIALFYVAVLAGLLHRFPNTAGQIRNRKSGVSSISKVPEQGEIVTFADVAGVDEAKEELEEIVEFLRNPDRYIQLGARPPRGVLLVGLPGTGKTLLAKAVAGEAEVPFISCSASEFVELYVGMGASRVRDLFARAKKVAPSIIFIDEIDAVAKSRDGKFRIVSNDEREQTLNQLLTEMDGFDSNSAVIVLGATNRSDVLDPALRRPGRFDRVVMVETPDRIGRESILKVHVSKKDIPLGEDVDLCHIASMTTGFTGADLANLVNEAALLAGRNNKIIVERIDFIQAVERSIAGIEKKTAKLKGSEKAVVARHEAGHAVVGTAVANLLPGQPRVEKLSILPRSGGALGFTYTPPTNEDRYLLFIDELRGRLVTLLGGRAAEEVVYCGRVSTGALDDIRRATDMAYKAVAEYGLNQTIGPLSLATVSGGGMDESGGSVPWGRDQGHLVDLVQREVRALLQSALEVALSVVRANPTVLEGLGAHLEENEKVEGEELQEWLKLVVAPEELTVFIAGKQKSLLPVQAGSG
- the LOC107906606 gene encoding ATP-dependent zinc metalloprotease FTSH 7, chloroplastic isoform X1, with the translated sequence MSLIEFLRPTTIAIQSKCSRNSYCNLLYIHGLNLSSNRFKVSLQNRNRFISDSITFPLRNVLVLRNHERFNLYGGGRLRFKESKILANCTDNNDSNDSSSDKNESEGGQGVKQKQNTTNSGSSTNQRREKSGKSELWWSKGKKWQWQPIIQAQEIGVLLLQLGIVMFVMRLLRPGIPLPGSEPRTPTTFISVPYSEFLNKINSNQVQKVEVDGVHVMFKLKNEGNVQECETSGVSNSVLQDSDSLLRSVAPTKRIVYTTIRPSDIKAPYEKMLENDVEFGSPDKRSGGFFNSALIALFYVAVLAGLLHRFPVSFSQNTAGQIRNRKSGVSSISKVPEQGEIVTFADVAGVDEAKEELEEIVEFLRNPDRYIQLGARPPRGVLLVGLPGTGKTLLAKAVAGEAEVPFISCSASEFVELYVGMGASRVRDLFARAKKVAPSIIFIDEIDAVAKSRDGKFRIVSNDEREQTLNQLLTEMDGFDSNSAVIVLGATNRSDVLDPALRRPGRFDRVVMVETPDRIGRESILKVHVSKKDIPLGEDVDLCHIASMTTGFTGADLANLVNEAALLAGRNNKIIVERIDFIQAVERSIAGIEKKTAKLKGSEKAVVARHEAGHAVVGTAVANLLPGQPRVEKLSILPRSGGALGFTYTPPTNEDRYLLFIDELRGRLVTLLGGRAAEEVVYCGRVSTGALDDIRRATDMAYKAVAEYGLNQTIGPLSLATVSGGGMDESGGSVPWGRDQGHLVDLVQREVRALLQSALEVALSVVRANPTVLEGLGAHLEENEKVEGEELQEWLKLVVAPEELTVFIAGKQKSLLPVQAGSG